A single genomic interval of Dysidea avara chromosome 8, odDysAvar1.4, whole genome shotgun sequence harbors:
- the LOC136263092 gene encoding MTOR-associated protein MEAK7-like: MGGGESRNSQLAKYGSSLSQAERETLQKLFRNIAGSSEANNFTCQQFQSYFSKLGLPTSFTNGLFKSFCTPDTKGSTPSDQLTFTIFIQTSSNILKGSTSQKVSFFYNLCRYSGDGVVNGNSTQTALSAILHLLTNSDMCFKLFPEATEWCYEEEGVKILVEHLLSSLPSGDVVFSSDMMERWFSNYDLLLRLFDTLVIVLLLGGETIVDDVRKVLGVSMTTEEDEELNTERFLFPLKLPPITNGPNDKFSSSLLDRSTILALNSFIPAITRGKLYPLFSSAGHGESFSSMCSRAVNKGPTLLVVKDTGGCVFGVYAADSWKIGPQFFGNSDCFLFTLQPHLEVYYPSGYNNNYLYLQQNAQTLPNGMGAGGQLDYFGLWLSAEFGVGHSKAKPKCTTYSSPMLSSSEDFVIDSVEVWGVGTPKLPEGTNKSILDKDPEAKALLEMAGKTQHSAAIREPPPDDDDG; this comes from the exons ATGGGTGGCGGAGAGAGTCGTAATTCACAGTTGGCTAAGTACGGTAGCTCGCTGAGCCAGGCGGAGCGGGAAACGTTACAAAAGTTGTTTAGAAATATCGCGGGGAGCAGTGAGGCGAACAATTTTACTTGTCAACAATTTCAG AGCTATTTCTCAAAGCTTGGTTTACCAACATCATTTACTAATGGATTGTTCAAGTCATTTTGTACTCCTGACACAAAGGGCTCCACTCCCAGTGATCAGTTAACATTTACTATCTTCATCCAAACCTCCAGTAACATCTTGAAGGGGTCCACCAGTCAGAAGGTGTCCTTCTTCTATAACTTGTGCCGATATTCTGGGGATGGTGTTGTCAATGGTAACAGTACTCAAACTGCCTTGTCAGCAATACTACACTTGTTAACAAATAGTGACATGTGTTTTAAATTATTCCCTGAGGCTACAGAATGGTGTTATGAGGAGGAAGGTGTTAAAATCTTAGTGGAACACTTGCTATCCTCTCTACCAAGTGGTGACGTGGTGTTTAGTAGTGACATGATGGAACGATGGTTTAGTAACTATGACTTGTTGTTAAGACTGTTTGATACCCTAGTTATAGTCCTGTTGCTAGGAGGTGAGACGATTGTTGATGATGTTAGAAAAGTGTTAGGAGTTTCCATGACAACTGAAGAAGATGAGGAACTGAACACTGAAAGGTTTCTCTTCCCACTAAAACTTCCTCCAATTACAAATGGTCCAAATGATAAGTTTTCCTCCTCGTTATTAGATAGGAGTACAATACTGGCACTAAACAGTTTTATTCCAGCCATAACGAGGGGCAAGTTATATCCGTTATTCTCCAGTGCTGGACATGGTGAGAGTTTCTCTAGTATGTGTAGTAGAGCTGTTAACAAGGGGCCTACCCTATTGGTTGTCAAGGATACGGGAGGGTGTGTGTTTGGAGTATACGCTGCTGACAGTTGGAAAATTGGACCCCAATTTTTTG GCAATTCTGATTGTTTCCTGTTCACCCTACAACCTCACCTTGAGGTATACTACCCCTCAGGCTATAATAATAACTACTTGTACTTACAACAGAATGCTCAGACCCTACCCAATGGAATG GGTGCTGGAGGACAGCTGGACTATTTTGGACTATGGCTGTCAGCAGAATTTGGTGTGGGGCACAGCAAGGCTAAACCAAAGTGTACCACATACTCCAGTCCCATGTTATCATCAAGTGAAGACTTTGTCATCGATAGTGTTGAAGTGTGGGGGGTAGGTACTCCCAAACTGCCAGAG GGCACTAATAAGAGTATCCTGGATAAAGATCCTGAGGCTAAAGCTCTACTAGAGATGGCAGGTAAGACCCAACACAGTGCAGCAATAAGGGAACCTCCTCCTGATGATGACGATGGCTAA
- the LOC136263098 gene encoding inositol monophosphatase 1-like, translating to MDLQDVYDSAIEVARIAGKMAYEAFHRDKVVETKESSCDLVTETDKQVENYIISTLKGKYPTHKFIGEESVASGDKCHLTDDPTWIIDPIDGTTNFVHRYPFVGVSIAHYINKKAAVGVVYNLVLDQMFAAKKGGGATMNGKPISVSLCKDLKSSVIIVEFGSTRDPEQLRKKVETMYNLAVNHAHGLRSVGSAALDMCNVACGSSEAYVEYGVHCWDIAAGAVIVEEAGGVVFSPQGGPFNIMKRGVLAASSSELAMQITPHVKHIDLQSD from the exons ATGGACTTACAAGATGTCTACGATTCCGCCATTGAAGTGGCGAGGATTGCTGGAAAG ATGGCGTATGAGGCGTTCCATCGCGATAAAGTGGTCGAGACGAAAGAGTCCTCGTGTGATCTCGTGACGGAGACTGATAAACAAGTAGAGAATTACATCATATCAACCCTCAAGGGGAAATATCCCACCCACAA GTTTATTGGAGAGGAGTCAGTGGCCAGTGGTGATAAGTGTCATTTAACAGATGACCCAACCTGGATCATTGATCCCATTGATGGTACTACTAACTTTGTCCACCG TTATCCATTTGTGGGGGTCTCCATTGCTCACTACATCAACAAAAAA GCTGCAGTTGGTGTAGTGTACAATTTAGTTCTGGACCAAATGTTTGCTGCTAAAAAGGGTGGAGGAGCTACAATGAATGGTAAACCAATATCAGTGTCCCTGTGTAAAG ACTTGAAGTCTTCAGTGATCATAGTGGAGTTTGGCTCCACTCGTGATCCTGAACAATTGAGGAAGAAGGTAGAGACGATGTACAACTTGGCAGTAAATCATGCTCACGG GTTACGCAGTGTGGGATCTGCAGCCCTTGACATGTGCAATGTGGCCTGTGGCAGTAGTGAAGCTTATGTGGAGTACGGGGTACATTGTTGGGATATTGCTGCTGGAGCAGTGATAGTGGAAGAGGCTGGAGGTGTGGTGTTCTCCCCTCAGG GTGGACCATTCAACATCATGAAGAGAGGAGTGTTAGCAGCTTCATCATCAGAATTAGCCATGCAAATTACACCTCATGTTAAACATATTGATCTACAAAGTGATTAG